Genomic window (Bacteroidales bacterium):
GGTTTTGGGATAAGGCTTCCTCTAATCAGCATTCTATATGAAAAATTCAGTAAAGAAGCCCATTCAAAGAGAACATATGCTGAAATAATGAAGAAGGAAAGTGCTGATAAAAGGTATAATAAAAATGTGGTTTCGAGGATTACTGGAATAAAAGATGAAGGTGAGATCAAAAAGTTCATTGATTTTTGCGCCCTCCAGGTTCAGTTCATCCTTGATTCATCGGATTACGAACTATATGCTGCGATAATGGACTGCTATAGTGATTTTTTCAAAACCGGAGCAGATACTGTGGCTCCCGGGGAATGAAAAGGCTGATGTCTGAAACATTTTTCATGTATCTTCGTTAATGAAACTATGAATTCAATCCGCAAAGCGATCATACTCCTGTTCCTGTTATTGCTGATCCGCCAGGCTTCGGCCGCGTACCTGCTTATCCCCATGGACGATACCCAGAAGGACCATCTCAAAGCCTACGGTATTGCTTACTGGGTTTTGACCTATGATGTGGAGATTTACTGGCTGCTGAATTACAGGGGCGGCAGTTATATGTTCCAGCATAATAAAGCTTTTGAAGATGAATGTATTATTCGTGGTGTAAGTTACGAGGTCATTGCAGATGTGCAATCAACGAATATCCTTCAGGAAATTGCTGACCCGCTGGTCAACATGGATGCAGTTAAATTACATAAAGCCCCCCGTATCGCAGTCTATTCACCGAAAAACAAACTTCCGTGGGATGATGCAGTCACGCTCGTACTGACTTATGCTGAAATCCCGTATGATATCATCTACGATACAGAAGTGATTGAGGGACTTTTGCCTATGTATGACTGGCTGCACCTCCATCACGAAGATTTCACCGGTCAGTATGGTAAGTTCTGGTCTGTTTACCGGAATTTCCCTTGGTACCAGGAAGATGTCAGGATCAATGAGGAAACAGCGCATACACTCGGATTTGAAAAAGTTTCTGAATGCAAACTGGCTGTTTCAAAAAAGATCAGAGACTATGTCCTGGGTGGTGGTTACCTGTTTGCAATGTGTTCAGCACCCGACAGCTATGATGTATCCCTCTCCGCTGATGGTGTTGATATTTGTGATATTGTTTTCGACGGTGACCCAATGGATCCCGATGCTCAGCAAAAACTCAATTACGGCAACTGCTTTGCCTTCACTAATTTTACCATCAGCACTAACCCCTACGAATACGAAATATCATCTATCGATGTAACTGATACAAGACCTAAAGACATAGAAAGAAAAGACTTCTTCACCCTATTCGATTTCTCAGCCAAATGGGATCCGATCCCCACTATGCTTTGCCAGAACCATACACAGGTCATAAAAGCTTTCATGGGACAAACGACTGCTTTTAACAAAGATCAGATCAAATCGAGTGTTTTAGTGATGGGTGAAAACAAGCCCCTTAACGAAGCAAGATATATCCATGGTGAATTTGGCAAGGGGTTCTGGACATTTTACGGCGGACATGATCCGGAAGACTATTCGCACAAAGTGGGAGACCCCCCTACTGAGCTCGAATTGTTCCCGAATTCCCCCGGCTACCGGCTCATCCTTAACAACATCCTTTTCCCTGCAGCAAGGCAGCAGAAGAGGAAAACGTAAGCCCTAAGCTACTTAATAAAATCATAAAAAAGATTATCGTTAAAATAGAAGTAGAACTGGTTGTAACAGCCATCTTCCGTGATATAGTCGATATCGCCGGCTGGAAATTCCGCTGAAGACACGGTAATCTGGTTAATCCCTTGTGAAATCCAGAAACAGTCAACGTAATCAATCAGAGGATCCTTAATATCTGTTAAAAATTCATACCCATCTGAAGATACACCCGCTGCAGTTCCGCTGATCAGGTAGATGTCGTCCTCATGAATAGGCGGGGTCAATGAACCTTCTGCCCAAACCATATGAAAATCAGTCGATAAGGTGACTCCGTTTATCTTTGTGGTGTCCGGGAGCATGATCAGGCTTGAAATTACTTTTAAAGAATATTCTGGTAAATTATTGTCATTTAATCCCAGGTTTTGAATTTCCATGGTACTTTCTATGAAGAAATCATCGACAAAAAGACTGTCAGTGATAATGTTTGCTGTCACCCCTTCCAGGAAAACCTGGCCTGAGAAAGTCGCATTGAAACGTCCTCTTCTGAATTTATTATCCTGGCACATACGGTTCACATTACCATATCCAAAATTCATCGAGTTTTCAGCAAGATGGTAACTCACATCGCAGGCATCGATGTATCCGTAACTATTATTAACGACGAGCGAGTCACGAATCCCTTTAAAAAACGCATTCACGATTTCCAGTATGGCATCTTCTGCCCGGACATAATCCTTTGAAGACAACACATTGGGATTATAGTCCACTTCGGTGGATTTATTATTGCAGGAACCCAACCATAGCATGGGCAATAATAACACCAATATGATAATGATCAACTTCTTCATTGGGAATGGTTCACTTTAACTAATATAATAACTCGCTAATAATTACTTTTATTTCTCAAAGATAAGGAAAGAATAAGAAAAATCATTCGTATCATCCGGACCATGGTCTTCTCTCTCGATCAGATTCCATTGACTTAAGTCCAGATGAGGGAAAAAAGTATCTGCCTCAAAATCTTTATGGACCTGTGTGAGGTAAAGCTTATTGCATAACGGAAGAAATTGCTTGTAAACAGAGCCTCCCCCGATGATAAAGCTTTCATCCTGCTCATTGCATAATTCAACAGCATCTTCGATGGAATGTACCGTTGTGCATCCGTCAAATGAATCCACGGGATTGTCGGATATAACAATATTTTTCCTGTTTGGCAATGGCCGTACTGGTAAACTTTCATAAGTCAGTTTGCCCATGATCACCTGGTGATGGCCGGTAATTTTTTTAAACCTTTTAAGGTCAGCGGGTATATGCCAGAGCAATTGATTATCCTTACCGATGGCAAAATTCTCAGCTATGGCTACAATGATGGAAATCTTCTTCATACAGAAATCTTTCCTTTGATGTGAGGATGTGACTGGTAATTTACTAATTGAAAGTCTTCAAAAACAAAGCCAAAGATATTGTTTTTATCAGGGTTGATGAGCATTTGAGGCAGCGGAAATGGTACACGGCTCAATTGAAGCCTGACCTGCTCTACATGGTTCAGGTAAATGTGGGCATCCCCTAAAGTGTGGACAAAATCACCGGGCTTAAGTCCTGTAACCTGGGCCATCATCATGGTCAGCAAGGCATAGGAAGCAATGTTGAAAGGCACGCCAAGGAAGATATCACAACTTCGCTGATAGAGTTGACAGGATAATCTTCCACCGGCCACATAAAACTGGAAAAGGAGGTGGCAGGGAGGCAAGGCCATTTTATCCAGTTCTCCGACATTCCAGGCGCTCACAATATGGCGCCTTGAGTCAGGATTTTCCTTGATGGATCTGACGGCATTGGCTATCTGGTCAATATACTGCCCGTCGTGAGAGGGCCATGACCGCCATTGATATCCGTAAATATGACCGAGTTCACCATGCTCATCAGCCCATTCATCCCAAATAGTCACATTGTTGGCATGTAAATAGTCCAGGTTCGTTTCCCCTTTCAGGAACCACAATAACTCATGAATTATAGATCGCAGGTGAAGCTTTTTCGTTGTCATCACCGGAAAGCCTTGCTGAAGATCAAACCTCATCTGGTAACCGAACACGCTGATAGTACCCGTTCCGGTGCGGTCAGCTTTCTCCGCTCCATTTTTGAGCACATGTTCAATTAAATCAAGGTATTGTTTCATATTTAAATCGTAAATCGAAAATCGTCCATCGAAAATCGAAAATTTTTAATCTCCTCATCCCAGTATCATCGCAACAAGAGTAGCTGAGAGCAGTGCAGACAACCCTCCGCCGAGCAGTGCGCGGAATCCGAGGCTTGAGAGTGTCTTCCGCTGGTTTGGTGCAATAGCACTGATACCGCCAATCTGGATCCCCACCGAGGAAAAGTTGGCAAACCCACAGAGCACATAAACAGCGATAATGATTGATTTTTGATCATAAAACGCCCCGGAAGAGATGAGTTCTTTCAGGCTCGCATACCCTATCATCTCATTGAGGATTATCTTTTCACCGAGAAGCTGACCGACAAGAGGCACGTCATGCCAGTTTACCCCTAAAAGCCAGGTCAGTGGGGCAAGCGCATAGCCTAGAAGGAACTGAAGGCTGATTTTTGTATAATTGCCTCCGGTCATATCCGCAATTAAATTGTTGAGATGCGTCCAGTCGCCAATCTTTCCTATAGTGAAATTGATAAAATAGATCAGGGCGATGAAAGCAATCAGCATGGCTGCAACATTTGCTGCCAGCCTGAGCCCTGAGCCGGTCCCGTTGGCAATGGCATCAAGGATATTGCTACCAATCTTGTCTTTGGTGATTTTAATATCGCTTTCAATAGGTTCAGTCTGAGGTACGAGCATTTTGGAAGTCACCACCGCTGCCGGGGCAGCCATCACTGATGCGGTAATCAGATGCTTGGCAAATAACATTTTTCCGACCGGATCATCTCCACCCAGCAGACCGATATAGATAGCCAGCACCCCTCCTGCCATGGTTGCCATACCGGCAACCATAACGAGCATGATCTCCGATCTGTTCATTTTAGGCAAATATTCCTTGATAAGGAACGGGGCTTCAGTCTGGCCCAGAAACACGTTGCTCGAAGCAACCAGTCCTTCAGCTCCCGAAATACGCAACACTTTGGTTAAAAGCCATGCCATTCCGTACACCACTTTCTGGATAATGCCGTAATAAAATAATACACTCGTGAGGGCTGAGAAGAAGATTATCGTTGGAAGAATCTGGAAGGCAAAAGTGATCAAACCGGTTTCAACCTTATGGGTCACGAGTGATTTAAACAAAAATGCGCTGCCGGCATTGGAAGAATCAAGAATCTTTATGAAAATTTTCGCGATAAATTCAATGATTAGCTGTATTGCCGGCACCTTCAATACCGCAATTGCCAGGATAAACTGAAACAGGAGGCCGAAAACCACTACCTTCCAGCTGATTGCCCTTCGGTTCGTACTGAATAAAAAACAAATTCCTATAAGGACAATTAATCCCAACAGCCCCCTGAGTATGGAATCAATCGAAAAACCTTTTCCGGCCAGATCTATTGCTTGTGAAACTTTTACTCCCGTTTGGGCTAAAACAATATTTGGTAAAAAACTTAATATAGTCATTCTTTCTTTCTCTTTCTGATCTCATCCCTAATCTTAGAAGCTCTTTCATAATCTTCCTGATCAACAGCTTTTTCAAGCATTTCTTCCAGTTCACTCAGCGCATGTTCTTCAAATGCTGCGTTTGCAGTTTCTTCAACAGGGCCGGCCAGATCAGCAGCGGACGCAGCATTTTCATCCATAAGCATACCCGCTTCTGCCATAATCTTTTCATAAGTGAAGATCGGACATTTGAAACGAATGGCTAATGCAACAGCATCAGAAGTCCTGGAGTCAATAAGGTTTTCAACATCATTTTGCACACAGACAAGTTTAGCATGAAAAACACCTTGTTTAAACTGATCAATTATGACCTCTTTAAGCTGAACAAGAAAAGCATCGGCAAAACTTTTGAAAAGATCATGTGTCAATGGCCTGGTAGGCTTCATTTTTTCCAGTTCCACAGCAATGGCCTGGGCTTCAAATCCTCCGATAATGATTGGCAGCCTTCGTTTACCTTTTACCTCTCCCAGGATAAGGGCATAAGCACCGCTCTGCGATTGACTGTATGACATTCCTACGATCTCAAGCCTGATCTTATCCATCCACTATTCTTTTTTCAGGGTAGTTTTTTTGATGGATAAAAGTAGAATATTTTTTCTACCTGCATTATTGCTGTTGATAAAATGGGATTGTATTTTTAAAATACTTTTTTACTTTTGCTTCTCTCACTAGATTCAAAACCAAAAATCAACCCATATGAAAAAATTACTTGCTTTACTTTCTGTTTTTCTTCTGCCAATGCTGACTTTTGCCAGTGAGGCAAACCTGGTGATCCCGTCAGATATCAAGAACCAGCATATCCTTTACTGGGGCTTTCTGATCACTGTGCTAGGGTTCATGTTCGGGCTTTATCAGTTTGTGCAGGTCAAAAAGCTAAAGGCTCACCAGTCAATGCTCGATGTTGCCCAGGTTATATACGAAACCTGCAAAACCTATCTGAAGCAACAGGGTCGTTTTCTGATGATCCTTTTTGTTTTTATCGGAGCAGCCGTTGCATTTTACTTCGGTTATCTTTCACACGACCCCAATGATCCGAAAGGTGGCTTTGGTATAGGTGGTGTATTAATGATCCTGGGATGGACAGTTGTAGGTATCCTTGGCTCATATTCAGTGGCATGGTTTGGGATAAGGATGAACACCCTGGCCAACTCTAGGATGGCTTTTGCGTCTCTGGAAAGAAAACCGATCAAGCTTTTAAACATACCCCTCGCCGCAGGGATGAGTATCGGTGTAGTTTTAATCTGCGTAGAGCTGATCATGATGCTGATTATCCTGATGTTTGTACCAGGCAAATATGCCGGGGCCAGTTTTATCGGGTTTGCTATCGGTGAATCACTTGGTGCATCTGCTCTCAGGATCGCAGGCGGAATCTTTACAAAAATTGCAGACATCGGTTCTGACCTGATGAAAGTCGTTTTCAAGATCGGCGAAGATGACCCGAGAAACCCCGGAGTTATTGCCGATTGTACAGGCGACAATGCAGGGGACTCTGTTGGGCCTACTGCCGACGGCTTCGAGACTTACGGTGTAACAGGGGTGGCGTTGATCTCATTTATTTTGCTGGCTGTGCATGACATCGCCATTCAGACCCAATTGCTCACCTGGATATTTGTGATGCGAATCCTGATGATCATCACATCAATTGTTGCCTATTGGATAAACAGGGCCATTAGCCAGGCACGTTTTGGAAAAGCTGACGATATCGACTTTGAACAACCACTCACATCATTAGTCTGGATAACTTCTATTCTTTCCATATTGGTTACCTTCATAGCCAGCTATCTGATGATCGGCAACCTGGATTACCAGGTCTGGATTCCCTTATCGATCATTATCAGTTTCGGTACTCTTGGCGCCGCGCTTATACCCGAATTCACCAAGATATTCACCAGTACTAAATCACGCCACGTCCAGGAAATAGTCGAATCTTCCAAAGAAGGCGGCGCTTCCTTAACCATCTTGTCAGGATTGGTAGCAGGTAATTTCAGTGCCTTCTGGCAAGGCATGGTTTTCTTTGTTTTGATGTTTGGAGCTTACATAGCCAGCACTTATAATCTTCATGCTTTTATGGACTACCAGGCGATCTTCGCCTTTGGCCTTGTTGCATTTGGTATGCTCGGCATGGGACCTGTCACGATTGCGGTCGACAGCTACGGACCGGTTACCGATAATGCTCAGTCGATTTATGAGCTTTCGCTGATCGAAGACATTAAAGGCATCGATAAGGAAATCGAGAAAGATTTTGGTTTCAAACCGGATTTTAACAAATCAAAGCATTACCTGGAAGCTAATGATGGGGCGGGCAACACTTTCAAAGCAACGGCAAAGCCGGTATTAATCGGCACTGCTGTTGTCGGAGCCACAACAATGATCTTCTCTCTCATCCTTGTAATCAGAGAGACACTTGGCGTTCAACCCGAGCAAATCCTGAACCTGTTAAATCCTTATTCGATCCTGGGATTCATCCTTGGTGGCGCAGTGGTTTACTGGTTCTCCGGCGCTTCGATCCAGGCTGTTTCCACAGGTGCAAACCGGGCTGTTGCTTACATCAAAGAGAATATCAACCTTGACCCGAATGCCGAAAAGAAAGCTTCTGTGGAAAAATCAAAGGAGGTAGTGAAAATCTGCACGGTATATGCTCAAAAAGGCATGTTCAACATCTTTATCGCGATTTTCTTTTTTGCACTTGCATTTGCATGCCTTGCAGCACCAATGAATTTCGATGAAACGGGTACTGCTGCTGAAAAGCTGAATGCCGCTATGCCGGTTTCGCTATTCGTCAGTTATCTTATTTCAATTGCAGTCTTTGGTCTGTTCCAGGCTATTTTCATGGCAAATGCCGGTGGAGCATGGGATAATGCCAAGAAGGTGGTCGAAGTCGACCTGAAACAAAAAGGCACTCCCCTTCATGACGCTACCGTAATTGGTGATACCGTGGGAGACCCATATAAGGATACCAGTTCAGTTGCCCTCAACCCGATCATTAAGTTCACCACCCTCTTCGGTTTACTGGCAATGCAGATAGCCCTTGCAGCTCAATTCAGGGATATTGCACCTTACTTCGGTGTTGCCTTCCTGATGGTTTCACTGGTATTCGTCTACCGTAGTTTCTATAAAATGAGGATCAGGCAATAAAATAGCAAAAGGGACTCCATCCCTTGGGATGGAGTCCCTTTAAATAATCTTAAAATGAATTCTGAAAATTTTTTAAAAAGGCACCTGGGGCCCGGGGAGCACGACCTGGATAAAATGCTGAAAGTCATAGGAATAAACTCGATAAACCAACTTATCGATGAAACTATTCCTGCTTCGATCCGCCTTTCCGGAGACCTCGATCTTCCTGATGGCATGAGCGAGCATGAATATTTGAATCATATCAGGGAACTGGGCAAAAAGAATAAATTATTCAAAACATATATCGGGTTAGGTTATTACGGGACCATTACACCACCGGTTATTCAGCGTAATATCCTGGAAAATCCGGGCTGGTACACTTCCTATACCCCTTACCAGGCAGAAATTTCACAAGGCAGGTTAGAAGCTCTTCTGAACTTCCAAACCATGATCGCTGACCTCACCGGGCTGCCTATTGCCAATGCTTCTTTGCTGGATGAGGCCACTGCAGCAGCTGAAGCCATGATCATGGCCTTCAACTCGCGGCCAAGGGACCTGGTAAAAAGAAATGCCTGCAAATTTTTTGTTTCTGTCAATGTCTTCCCTCAGACCCTGGCTGTAATCCTGACCCGGGCTATCCCGCTTGGGATTGAAATTATTACCGGCAATCATGCAGGGTTTGTCTTTACCGATGAGTTTTTTGGCGGAATAGTGCAATATCCTGATCAATTCGGAGAAATCCATCTTTATGAAGACTTTGTTAAATGCGTCCATGAAAAGCAAGGAGTGGCTGTCGTTGCTGCTGATCTTTTGAGTCTTGTCTTACTGGCACCGCCAGGTGAATGGGGAGCAGATGTAGTTGTCGGGTCAAGCCAACGTTTCGGGATCCCGTTAGGCTTTGGAGGCCCTCACGCTGGTTTTTTTGCCTCAAAAGATGATTATAAAAGAAATATGCCTGGCAGGATCATTGGGATATCAAAGGATGCCAATGGCACTACAGCACTCAGGATGGCCCTTCAAACACGCGAGCAACATATTAAACGCGAAAGAGCAACATCCAATATCTGCACGGCGCAGGCATTGCTTGCCATCATGGCAGGAATGTACGCTGCCTATCATGGCCCGCATGGACTCAGGCAAATAGCAGCGAAAATTCATGCACTCGCTGTTTTACTATCGGAAAAAATTGAAAAAATCGGCTATCATCAGACCAATAACCTGTTCTTTGATACCTTAAAAGTTAAACTTCCGGCGGGAGTCGGGAAGAATGTAGTTGAAACTATCGCCCTGCAAAATGGCATGAACTTCAGGTTTATCAATGATGGCACTATTGGTATCAGCCTGGATGAAACCACTACAGACGATGATGTCAAAAACATCCTGGATGTCCTTGCAGAAGCAGCCGGAAAGAAACAGTCTGAAGAAGTATTTTCGACCATTAGTAATGAACATACACAACTTTGGCCTGGTACGCTGATCAGAAAGAGCCCTATGCTCTCAGCCCCATGCTTTAACCGTTATCATTCGGAAACCGAAATGATGCGTTACATGAAAAAGCTGGAAAACAGAGATCTTGCTCTCAACAGGACTATGATACCGCTTGGTTCATGCACAATGAAACTTAACGCAGCAGCTGAGATGTTTTCGCTCAGCTGGCCTGAATTTGGTGCCGTACATCCGTTTGTCCCGGCTGATCAGGCTTCCGGCTACTATGAAATGATACATAACCTGGAGAAAGACTTATGCGAGATCACAGGCTTTGCGGCAATTTCACTGCAACCTAATTCCGGTGCTTCCGGAGAATATACAGGGCTTCTGGTAATCCGGCAGTATCACCTCAACTGTGGGGACAATCATCGAAATATTTGCCTGATTCCGGCATCGGCCCATGGCACAAACCCAGCAAGTGCCGTTATGGCTGGAATGCAGGTGGTAGTTATCAAAACTGACCAGGAAGGTAATATTGATTTACAGGATCTGAAGGAGAATGCATCAGCACACAGCCAGAACCTGGCTGCCATGATGATCACTTATCCTTCTACT
Coding sequences:
- a CDS encoding asparagine synthetase B; its protein translation is MNSIRKAIILLFLLLLIRQASAAYLLIPMDDTQKDHLKAYGIAYWVLTYDVEIYWLLNYRGGSYMFQHNKAFEDECIIRGVSYEVIADVQSTNILQEIADPLVNMDAVKLHKAPRIAVYSPKNKLPWDDAVTLVLTYAEIPYDIIYDTEVIEGLLPMYDWLHLHHEDFTGQYGKFWSVYRNFPWYQEDVRINEETAHTLGFEKVSECKLAVSKKIRDYVLGGGYLFAMCSAPDSYDVSLSADGVDICDIVFDGDPMDPDAQQKLNYGNCFAFTNFTISTNPYEYEISSIDVTDTRPKDIERKDFFTLFDFSAKWDPIPTMLCQNHTQVIKAFMGQTTAFNKDQIKSSVLVMGENKPLNEARYIHGEFGKGFWTFYGGHDPEDYSHKVGDPPTELELFPNSPGYRLILNNILFPAARQQKRKT
- a CDS encoding dihydrofolate reductase, with product MKKISIIVAIAENFAIGKDNQLLWHIPADLKRFKKITGHHQVIMGKLTYESLPVRPLPNRKNIVISDNPVDSFDGCTTVHSIEDAVELCNEQDESFIIGGGSVYKQFLPLCNKLYLTQVHKDFEADTFFPHLDLSQWNLIEREDHGPDDTNDFSYSFLIFEK
- a CDS encoding thymidylate synthase, encoding MKQYLDLIEHVLKNGAEKADRTGTGTISVFGYQMRFDLQQGFPVMTTKKLHLRSIIHELLWFLKGETNLDYLHANNVTIWDEWADEHGELGHIYGYQWRSWPSHDGQYIDQIANAVRSIKENPDSRRHIVSAWNVGELDKMALPPCHLLFQFYVAGGRLSCQLYQRSCDIFLGVPFNIASYALLTMMMAQVTGLKPGDFVHTLGDAHIYLNHVEQVRLQLSRVPFPLPQMLINPDKNNIFGFVFEDFQLVNYQSHPHIKGKISV
- a CDS encoding Na+ dependent nucleoside transporter; amino-acid sequence: MTILSFLPNIVLAQTGVKVSQAIDLAGKGFSIDSILRGLLGLIVLIGICFLFSTNRRAISWKVVVFGLLFQFILAIAVLKVPAIQLIIEFIAKIFIKILDSSNAGSAFLFKSLVTHKVETGLITFAFQILPTIIFFSALTSVLFYYGIIQKVVYGMAWLLTKVLRISGAEGLVASSNVFLGQTEAPFLIKEYLPKMNRSEIMLVMVAGMATMAGGVLAIYIGLLGGDDPVGKMLFAKHLITASVMAAPAAVVTSKMLVPQTEPIESDIKITKDKIGSNILDAIANGTGSGLRLAANVAAMLIAFIALIYFINFTIGKIGDWTHLNNLIADMTGGNYTKISLQFLLGYALAPLTWLLGVNWHDVPLVGQLLGEKIILNEMIGYASLKELISSGAFYDQKSIIIAVYVLCGFANFSSVGIQIGGISAIAPNQRKTLSSLGFRALLGGGLSALLSATLVAMILG
- a CDS encoding bifunctional nuclease family protein, which gives rise to MDKIRLEIVGMSYSQSQSGAYALILGEVKGKRRLPIIIGGFEAQAIAVELEKMKPTRPLTHDLFKSFADAFLVQLKEVIIDQFKQGVFHAKLVCVQNDVENLIDSRTSDAVALAIRFKCPIFTYEKIMAEAGMLMDENAASAADLAGPVEETANAAFEEHALSELEEMLEKAVDQEDYERASKIRDEIRKRKKE
- a CDS encoding sodium-translocating pyrophosphatase, producing the protein MKKLLALLSVFLLPMLTFASEANLVIPSDIKNQHILYWGFLITVLGFMFGLYQFVQVKKLKAHQSMLDVAQVIYETCKTYLKQQGRFLMILFVFIGAAVAFYFGYLSHDPNDPKGGFGIGGVLMILGWTVVGILGSYSVAWFGIRMNTLANSRMAFASLERKPIKLLNIPLAAGMSIGVVLICVELIMMLIILMFVPGKYAGASFIGFAIGESLGASALRIAGGIFTKIADIGSDLMKVVFKIGEDDPRNPGVIADCTGDNAGDSVGPTADGFETYGVTGVALISFILLAVHDIAIQTQLLTWIFVMRILMIITSIVAYWINRAISQARFGKADDIDFEQPLTSLVWITSILSILVTFIASYLMIGNLDYQVWIPLSIIISFGTLGAALIPEFTKIFTSTKSRHVQEIVESSKEGGASLTILSGLVAGNFSAFWQGMVFFVLMFGAYIASTYNLHAFMDYQAIFAFGLVAFGMLGMGPVTIAVDSYGPVTDNAQSIYELSLIEDIKGIDKEIEKDFGFKPDFNKSKHYLEANDGAGNTFKATAKPVLIGTAVVGATTMIFSLILVIRETLGVQPEQILNLLNPYSILGFILGGAVVYWFSGASIQAVSTGANRAVAYIKENINLDPNAEKKASVEKSKEVVKICTVYAQKGMFNIFIAIFFFALAFACLAAPMNFDETGTAAEKLNAAMPVSLFVSYLISIAVFGLFQAIFMANAGGAWDNAKKVVEVDLKQKGTPLHDATVIGDTVGDPYKDTSSVALNPIIKFTTLFGLLAMQIALAAQFRDIAPYFGVAFLMVSLVFVYRSFYKMRIRQ
- the gcvP gene encoding aminomethyl-transferring glycine dehydrogenase, translating into MNSENFLKRHLGPGEHDLDKMLKVIGINSINQLIDETIPASIRLSGDLDLPDGMSEHEYLNHIRELGKKNKLFKTYIGLGYYGTITPPVIQRNILENPGWYTSYTPYQAEISQGRLEALLNFQTMIADLTGLPIANASLLDEATAAAEAMIMAFNSRPRDLVKRNACKFFVSVNVFPQTLAVILTRAIPLGIEIITGNHAGFVFTDEFFGGIVQYPDQFGEIHLYEDFVKCVHEKQGVAVVAADLLSLVLLAPPGEWGADVVVGSSQRFGIPLGFGGPHAGFFASKDDYKRNMPGRIIGISKDANGTTALRMALQTREQHIKRERATSNICTAQALLAIMAGMYAAYHGPHGLRQIAAKIHALAVLLSEKIEKIGYHQTNNLFFDTLKVKLPAGVGKNVVETIALQNGMNFRFINDGTIGISLDETTTDDDVKNILDVLAEAAGKKQSEEVFSTISNEHTQLWPGTLIRKSPMLSAPCFNRYHSETEMMRYMKKLENRDLALNRTMIPLGSCTMKLNAAAEMFSLSWPEFGAVHPFVPADQASGYYEMIHNLEKDLCEITGFAAISLQPNSGASGEYTGLLVIRQYHLNCGDNHRNICLIPASAHGTNPASAVMAGMQVVVIKTDQEGNIDLQDLKENASAHSQNLAAMMITYPSTHGVFEENIREVIEVVHQHGGQVYMDGANMNAQVGYTHPGTIGADVCHLNLHKTFAIPHGGGGPGVGPIGVARHLVPFLPSHPMIKTGGDKAISAVSAAPYGSALILPISYGYIKMLGKKGLKEATAYAILNANYIKSRLEGHYKILYTGKNGWAAHEMILDCNEFHKTADITVVDIAKRMMDYGIHAPTVAFPVHGTLMVEPTESEPLSELDRFCDAMIRIREEIKEIETGQADKTDNVIKHAPHTAQMLTAEEWNFPYTRQKAAFPIANMFQDKYFPPVTRIDDAFGDRNLICTCNPTEDYQ